CCACGTACACGCCCAGCGGCGTGAGCGCGTAGAACAGCGCCGCGTGCGCCGCCGTGGAGCGCGACAGGCCGGAGAAGAACAGCGTCTGGTTCACCGGCCCGCCCATCAGCCCCAGCAGCGCGATGCGCGGCCACGCATGGCGCGGCGGCAGCTTGGGCCCCGGCGTCACCGCGAGCAGCGTCACGAACGCGGCGCCGCAGACGAGGAAGCGCCACAGCACCACCGTGAACGGCGACAGCTCCGTCATCGCCCGCTTGGCGGCCAGGTACGTGCCCGCGCTGATCAGCACCTGCACCGTCAGCGCCGCGTACACCCGCCCGAGCGGCGGCGGCGCGGCGGACGGCGTCACGGCTCCAGTTGCAGAAGCGCCCATCGTGCGGCGCTGCGTACCAGCTCGCTGTCGTCGCCGCTGAGTTTTTCGAGCAGCGGCCGGGCGTGCGCCTGCCGTGCGACACCGAGTGCATACACAGCGTTGCGCCTCAAACCGTCGTACCGCGCGCGCGCCAGCGCCGTGCCGGGGATGAGTTCCTTGTATTGCTCGGGGGTGAGCGCCGCCAGCTCCAGCGTGCCCAGCGACGCCACCGCGCGGGGCATGAAGCGCTCGTCGTCCGCGAACACCGGCTTGCGGTTCAGCGGGCACACCGTCTGGCAGATGTCGCAGCCGAAGATGAGGTTGTCGAACTTGAGCCGGAACGCCTCCGGCACGTCGCGGTCCCGGTTCTCAATCGTCTGGTACGACAGGCACGCCCGCGCATCCACCTGCCGGTTGCCCACCAGCGCGCCCGTGGGACACGCCATGAGACACCGCCGGCAGGAGCCGCACCGGTCCGCCACCGGCCCGTCCGGGTACGCGTCCACCTCCGCGTCCAGGATGAGCGTGGCCAGGAGCACCCACGAACCGTGCGACTCCGTGATGAGGCAGCCGTTCTTGCCCACGTAGCCCAGGCCCCCGCGAGCGGCCCAGACCTTCTCCATCATGGGCCCGCTGTCCACGCCGCCGTAGGTGCCCAGCCCCGGGTACCAGGCGTTGATGGTTTTTCGGAACGCCTTCATCCGGTCGCGCAGCGTGGAGTGGTAGTCGCGGCCCCGCGCGTACCTTGCGATGGGCGAGCCCTGCGACGGCGCGTCATCCCGCCAGTAGTTGTTCGCGAGGGACAGCACCGTGCGCGCGCCCGGCAGCAGCACCGACACGTCGAGCCGCTCCTCCGCGCGCGACCCCATCCAGTCCATGTCCGCGTCGTAGCCGGCCTCCAGCCACGACATCAGCGACGACGGCGGAATGGGCTCCGCGCGCGCGAAGCCGATGAGGTCGAAGCCCACGTCCTGGGCGAGCTGCCTCAGCCGGGCAGTGGGCAATTGCGTCGCGTACACGGGCTACTTC
The sequence above is drawn from the Corallococcus sp. NCRR genome and encodes:
- the queG gene encoding tRNA epoxyqueuosine(34) reductase QueG, which gives rise to MYATQLPTARLRQLAQDVGFDLIGFARAEPIPPSSLMSWLEAGYDADMDWMGSRAEERLDVSVLLPGARTVLSLANNYWRDDAPSQGSPIARYARGRDYHSTLRDRMKAFRKTINAWYPGLGTYGGVDSGPMMEKVWAARGGLGYVGKNGCLITESHGSWVLLATLILDAEVDAYPDGPVADRCGSCRRCLMACPTGALVGNRQVDARACLSYQTIENRDRDVPEAFRLKFDNLIFGCDICQTVCPLNRKPVFADDERFMPRAVASLGTLELAALTPEQYKELIPGTALARARYDGLRRNAVYALGVARQAHARPLLEKLSGDDSELVRSAARWALLQLEP